A single genomic interval of Eurosta solidaginis isolate ZX-2024a chromosome 3, ASM4086904v1, whole genome shotgun sequence harbors:
- the Mtap gene encoding S-methyl-5'-thioadenosine phosphorylase: MIKINCKDTNLEPLCVKIGIIGGSGLDDPDILENRKETEISTPFGSPSDALIEGEIGGVKCVLLARHGRTHNIMPSNVNYRANIWAMRQMGCTHLIVSTACGSLREEIHPGDLVVPNDFIDRTTKRLQTFYDGGPNSPRGVCHLSMHPAFNERVRSILITTAKELDLSVHEKATIVTIEGPRFSSRSESIMFRQWGGDLINMTTCPEVVLAKEAGLLYGSIAIATDYDCWQKGCEAVNVQDVLKTFAANVIKVKHILMKAVQNIAQEDWSDDILDAKECVCKNTMNGAM; the protein is encoded by the exons ATGATAAAGATTAATTGCAAAGACACCAACTTGGAACCATTGTGTGTTAAA aTTGGTATTATTGGCGGGAGCGGTCTAGATGATCCCGATATTTTGGAAAATCGCAAAGAGACAGAAATCAGCACGCCTTTTGGCAGCCCCTCCGATGCTTTGATAGAAGGCGAAATTGGTGGTGTAAAATGCGTGTTATTGGCACGTCATGGACGTACACACAACATTATGCCAAGCAATGTAAATTATCGAGCCAACATTTGGGCTATGCGTCAAATGGGCTGCACGCATTTAATAGTTTCCACTGCATGTGGCTCATTGCGTGAAGAGATACATCCGGGCGATTTGGTGGTACCAAATGATTTCATCGATCGCACTACTAAACGTTTGCAAACATTTTACGATGGCGGTCCCAATAGCCCGAGGGGCGTTTGCCATTTGAGTATGCATCCAGCGTTCAATGAACGCGTACGTTCTATACTCATAACCACAGCCAAAGAATTGGATTTAAGTGTTCACGAAAAGGCTACAATTGTAACAATTGAAGGACCACGTTTCTCATCTCGTTCCGAAAGTATTATGTTTCGACAGTGGGGTGGTGATTTAATTAATATGACCACTTGTCCGGAAGTGGTGCTGGCAAAAGAGGCTGGATTATTGTATGGTTCGATTGCAATTGCTACCGATTACGACTGTTGGCAAAAGGGATGTGAGGCAGTTAATGTACAAGATGTCCTGAAAACATTTGCTGCAAATGTAATTAAAGTTAAACATATCCTAATGAAAGCAGTGCAAAATATAGCACAAGAGGACTGGTCCGATGATATTTTGGATGCAAAG GAATGTGTTTGCAAAAATACCATGAACGGTGCAATGTGA
- the LOC137244937 gene encoding S-methyl-5'-thioadenosine phosphorylase-like — MASCGFVPKTAALLTPAAESGLCGCMVKVGIISGSGLDDPDILEGRQEQTVTTPYGPPADVLIEGTINGVKCVLLARHGRKHNIMPSNVPYRANIWALKEVGCTHVLVSSACGSLREELRRGDLVIPDDVIDRTTQRIETFADGQLGSPPGVCHLPVSPVFNEATRQILIAAVKKSGYVAHNHATVVCIEGPRYSTKAESKMFREWGGDLINMTIVPEVILAKEAGLLYAGIAIATDYDSWREGQEAVNVKQVVETFTANVEKVKNIMREAVQMIAKQNWTKEIQAAKDLVKDNNQALR; from the exons ATGGCATCATGCGGGTTTGTGCCCAAGACAGCCGCACTATTAACGCCAGCAGCCGAATCAGGTTTGTGTGGCTGCATGGTCAAA GTGGGCATAATTAGTGGAAGTGGTTTAGATGATCCAGACATTTTAGAAGGACGACAAGAACAAACAGTCACAACACCTTATGGACCACCAGCTGATGTACTTATTGAAGGTACAATTAATGGCGTTAAATGTGTTTTACTTGCGCGTCACGGACGTAAACACAACATAATGCCTTCTAATGTTCCATATCGTGCAAATATTTGGGCACTCAAAGAAGTCGGTTGTACACATGTGCTAGTGAGTTCAGCATGCGGGTCGTTGCGTGAGGAGCTCAGGCGTGGTGATCTTGTAATACCCGATGATGTTATTGATCGTACAACGCAACGTATTGAAACATTTGCTGATGGTCAGCTGGGCAGTCCACCTGGTGTCTGCCATTTACCCGTCTCGCCCGTATTCAATGAAGCCACGCGACAAATACTTATCGCAGCCGTTAAGAAATCGGGTTATGTTGCACATAATCATGCGACTGTGGTGTGCATAGAGGGCCCACGTTACTCAACCAAAGCTGAAAGTAAAATGTTTCGTGAATGGGGTGGTGATTTAATTAATATGACTATAGTACCCGAGGTGATATTGGCTAAAGAAGCCGGTCTACTTTACGCTGGCATAGCAATAGCTACTGACTACGATAGTTGGCGTGAGGGGCAGGAGGCAGTGAATGTCAAGCAGGTGGTGGAAACATTTACTGCAAATGTTGAAAAGGTTAAGAATATAATGAGAGAGGCTGTACAAATGATCGCCAAGCAAAATTGGACTAAAGAGATACAGGCAGCAAAAGATTTAGTAAAGGACAATAATCAAGCTTTGAGATAG
- the Bap55 gene encoding actin-like protein 6B codes for MSAGNMLYGGDEIGALVFDPGHHSLRVGYAQEDTPKAEIPSVVGVAPSAPDTNMDMETKSDNNITQNNADNRKYYVDTTYVNVPRTQMEIQTYMKDGMIDNWDLFEKVIDYTYAKVIQSEPEYHPVLFSEASWNVRNNREKLTELMFEKYNVPAFYLVKNAVLAAFSSGRATALVVDSGATHTSAVPVHEGYVLSQAVVKSPLGGDYLSMQCRQHLEKQGIDLSPVYKIASKDVVKERDNARFTLRKLPDNLTQSWQNYMLKSLLQDFQTNILQVLENPYDERVAAQIPSVHYEFPNGYHQEFGSERFKLAESLFDHAMLGAGQLASTSVGMCDADVRLSLFGSVVVTGGNTLLQGFPERLNRDLQLRAPSNTRLKMISANGSVERRFGAWIGGSILASIGTFQQMWISSQEYEESGKGQVERKCP; via the exons ATGAGTGCTGGAAATATGCTATATGGTGGCGATGAAATAGGCGCACTTGTCTTTGATCCCGGACATCATTCATTGCGAGTGGGCTACGCACAAGAAGACACACCAAAAGCAGAGATTCCATCTGTTGTTGGTGTAGCACCTTCAGCGCCAGATACAAATATGGATATGGAAACAAAGTCCGACAACAACATAACACAAAATA ATGCAGACAACAGAAAATACTATGTGGATACAACATATGTGAATGTGCCGCGTACACAAATGGAAATACAAACATATATGAAGGATGGTATGATCGACAATTGGGATCTATTCGAAAAAGTTATCGACTATACCTATGCTAAGGTAATTCAATCAGAACCCGAATATCATCCTGTGCTATTCTCTGAAGCCTCTTGGAATGTACGCAACAATCGCGAGAAGCTAACTGAATTAATGTTCGAAAAATATAATGTTCCCGCtttttatttagtaaaaaatgCTGTACTTGCTGCATTCTCCAGCGGACGTGCAACTGCATTAGTTGTTGATAGTGGTGCAACGCACACCTCCGCTGTACCCGTTCATGAAGGCTATGTGCTATCGCAAGCAGTAGTTAAATCACCACTTGGCGGCGATTATTTATCAATGCAATGTCGGCAACATCTGGAAAAGCAGGGTATTGATTTATCGCCTGTATATAAAATCGCTTCAAAAGATGTTGTCAAAGAACGTGATAATGCGCGTTTTACGCTACGTAAATTACCAGATAATCTTACACAATCATGGCAAAATTATATGCTGAAGTCTTTGTTACAAGATTTTCAAACCAATATTTTGCAAGTATTGGAAAACCCGTATGACGAACGTGTTGCAGCACAAATACCTAGCGTACATTATGAATTTCCTAATGGTTATCATCAAGAATTTGGTTCAGAACGTTttaaattggctgaaagtttatTTGATCATGCCATGTTGGGTGCGGGGCAATTGGCTTCGACCAGTGTAGGTATGTGTGATGCGGATGTGCGTTTATCGCTGTTTGGTTCGGTTGTAGTGACAGGTGGTAATACGTTGTTGCAAGGCTTCCCAGAACGTTTGAATCGTGACTTACAGCTACGTGCGCCATCGAATACACGTTTGAAAATGATTTCCGCTAATGGTAGTGTAGAGCGGCGTTTTGGCGCTTGGATAGGGGGCTCGATTTTGGCAAGTATTGGTACATTCCAACAAATGTGGATCTCATCGCAGGAGTACGAGGAGTCGGGCAAGGGTCAAGTGGAAAGAAAATGCCCATAA